The Calditerrivibrio nitroreducens DSM 19672 genome window below encodes:
- a CDS encoding thiamine phosphate synthase encodes MKILFILDYTTYRENIFDVAKVASIYADAIWFRIKNIDAVDILYLSKRLRNELPSSHLILSERPDIAQIASFNGVQIGSKSIPTYAVKKAFPDLELGYSAHSINEIEEVEADYYTLSPIFYTKKDYDVYPLGPVDVSLVGKRIFALGGININNVAKLLNQGYYGIAGISFFNDLQELSRKLKNSR; translated from the coding sequence ATGAAGATATTGTTCATTCTCGATTATACAACTTATAGAGAAAATATATTTGATGTGGCAAAGGTTGCTTCAATATATGCAGATGCAATATGGTTTAGAATAAAAAATATTGATGCTGTGGATATTCTTTATCTGTCAAAAAGACTGCGCAACGAGTTACCATCATCACATCTGATTTTATCCGAACGACCAGATATAGCCCAAATAGCAAGTTTCAACGGGGTACAGATAGGTTCAAAATCTATCCCCACCTATGCTGTAAAAAAAGCTTTTCCTGATTTAGAGTTAGGTTATTCCGCTCATTCTATAAATGAGATAGAAGAGGTTGAGGCCGATTATTACACGTTGAGCCCAATTTTCTATACTAAAAAAGATTATGACGTATATCCATTAGGTCCAGTTGATGTATCCTTGGTGGGAAAGAGGATATTTGCCCTTGGGGGTATAAACATAAATAACGTGGCTAAACTTTTGAATCAAGGTTATTACGGAATTGCCGGGATATCGTTTTTCAACGATTTACAAGAACTATCAAGAAAGCTTAAAAATAGCCGATAA
- a CDS encoding dihydropyrimidine dehydrogenase subunit A, which produces MAKVYFGVWKDKVIDNRGKATEEWTESPIKIDDKFNGKPLKAFVNWDGFLVFDKEADILKTLADYMFEISSYGCCGRCFPGRTGTRIIAEELMKLREDKSNAAPLDLIKDLCVSINKSAKCTVAPTAVIPVIKFIEHFSDEIGLNVSKQYRYVRHLTAPCTAGCPANVKIPEFIEAIKDYRFDEALSIIRETMPLPGVCGRVCPHPCEKNCRRGLVDDPVNIMVLKRTPWDYEYYHHKKPQIPIYRDKTDKKICIVGAGPAGLTAAYYLAQLGHTVKIFEMLPEPGGMVAVGIPDYRQPRELLRREVEIIQSLGVEIQYNTKLGRDIFLDDLKKEYDAVLIAIGAFKSREMGVEGEDAGYEGVMTSGIDFLQDFSLKKPVKIGNRVVVVGGGNTAIDCVRTAIRLGCTDVNLVYRRSRAEMPAEDYEVADAEEEGVKFHFLINPVKIIAKDGKVVGMECVRMQLGEPDESGRRKPEPVPGSNFVIECDTIIPAIGQYPDLSFLKESDGIKVTKWNTISVKEDLYMTDVPGIFSAGDCEWGPNTVVKAIGAGRWAAIMMDRYLMEGDVYLTDEEKLQLTLYKNKVFDKTEKVCETPTIHRVHQEKLDAQYRIKNFEEIEKPYTEKQAYLEATRCLRCMRMAMVTIGE; this is translated from the coding sequence ATGGCAAAAGTGTACTTTGGTGTATGGAAGGACAAAGTAATAGATAACAGAGGTAAAGCGACTGAAGAATGGACGGAAAGTCCCATCAAGATTGATGACAAATTCAATGGTAAGCCTCTTAAAGCGTTTGTAAACTGGGATGGTTTTCTTGTTTTTGATAAAGAAGCCGATATTTTAAAAACGCTTGCGGATTATATGTTTGAAATTAGCAGCTATGGATGTTGCGGCAGATGTTTTCCTGGGCGAACGGGGACGAGGATTATTGCTGAGGAATTGATGAAGCTCAGGGAAGATAAGTCGAATGCAGCACCTCTTGATCTTATTAAGGATCTCTGTGTATCCATAAATAAGTCTGCAAAATGCACCGTGGCACCCACTGCTGTGATTCCTGTTATAAAATTTATCGAACATTTCAGCGATGAGATTGGCTTAAATGTAAGTAAACAATATAGATATGTTAGACATCTAACAGCACCCTGTACAGCTGGATGTCCGGCGAATGTGAAGATTCCTGAGTTTATCGAGGCCATAAAGGATTATAGATTTGATGAAGCGCTATCTATAATCAGAGAAACTATGCCTCTTCCTGGTGTTTGTGGTCGGGTTTGTCCCCATCCTTGTGAAAAAAACTGTAGAAGAGGGTTGGTGGACGATCCTGTAAATATAATGGTACTAAAGAGAACTCCATGGGATTACGAATATTATCACCATAAAAAGCCTCAGATACCTATATACAGAGATAAAACTGATAAAAAGATTTGTATTGTTGGGGCAGGTCCTGCAGGACTTACTGCTGCTTATTATCTTGCCCAATTGGGACATACCGTTAAGATATTTGAAATGCTTCCGGAACCTGGTGGGATGGTTGCGGTGGGTATCCCCGATTACAGACAACCACGGGAGCTTTTGAGAAGGGAAGTGGAGATTATACAGTCTCTTGGGGTGGAAATCCAATATAATACAAAGCTCGGTAGAGATATATTCCTTGATGATCTAAAAAAAGAGTATGATGCTGTTTTGATTGCAATCGGTGCTTTTAAAAGTAGAGAGATGGGTGTAGAAGGTGAAGATGCCGGATATGAAGGGGTCATGACCAGTGGTATTGACTTTCTGCAGGACTTTTCTCTTAAAAAACCTGTTAAAATAGGCAATCGTGTTGTTGTTGTTGGTGGAGGTAATACCGCCATAGACTGTGTAAGGACTGCCATTAGATTGGGTTGTACAGATGTGAACCTTGTGTACAGGAGATCAAGGGCTGAAATGCCAGCAGAGGATTACGAGGTGGCAGATGCGGAGGAGGAAGGAGTAAAATTTCATTTCCTTATAAACCCTGTTAAAATCATTGCCAAAGATGGAAAAGTAGTGGGTATGGAGTGTGTAAGGATGCAGCTTGGGGAGCCGGATGAGTCAGGTAGAAGGAAGCCTGAGCCAGTTCCAGGATCGAACTTTGTAATAGAATGCGATACTATCATACCTGCGATTGGGCAATACCCTGATCTTAGTTTCTTGAAGGAATCTGATGGAATCAAAGTTACAAAGTGGAATACCATAAGCGTAAAGGAAGATCTATACATGACAGATGTCCCGGGTATCTTTTCGGCAGGTGACTGTGAGTGGGGGCCAAATACCGTTGTAAAGGCTATTGGAGCTGGTAGATGGGCAGCCATTATGATGGATAGATATCTGATGGAAGGGGATGTTTATCTTACAGATGAAGAAAAGCTACAATTAACATTGTATAAAAATAAGGTTTTTGACAAAACTGAAAAAGTTTGTGAGACGCCGACTATACATAGGGTTCATCAGGAAAAGCTTGATGCACAGTACAGGATCAAAAATTTTGAAGAGATAGAAAAACCTTATACTGAAAAACAGGCATATCTGGAAGCCACCAGATGCCTGAGGTGTATGAGAATGGCAATGGTAACTATTGGAGAATAA
- a CDS encoding two-component system sensor histidine kinase NtrB: MYYKKIFDLLPDYIFIHDKDGNIKKMNNTSLKYFKGCENIYTIIKEERIINKIYNHTGDVPLKAGEIPLILPNRDKIVINITSRNFETRFSKHYKLTIFKDITHVKDVEKQFCIAQKQEAIGAMAAGFAHDFKNILNNIKLYLRLIRQSGDLEQISKYTDIIEDMIQDSNSFIRHVLNVTRDTTANYEEVIIAELIKEDLNIIERILPKNINIDFIDMAKNAMVRVIKSRFTQVIFNLVLNAVEAIGQNPGDILISVERTNINEKPFVKVSISDNGPGIPANIIDKIFEIFFTTKPNGSGLGLSMVKMAINDFGGYINVESQEGSSTTFKIFLPEVVYGESV, from the coding sequence ATGTATTATAAAAAGATCTTCGATCTTTTACCAGATTATATCTTTATACATGATAAAGATGGTAATATAAAAAAAATGAACAATACATCCCTTAAATATTTTAAGGGATGCGAAAATATTTATACCATAATAAAAGAAGAAAGGATTATAAACAAAATATATAATCACACCGGTGATGTACCATTAAAAGCAGGTGAAATTCCACTAATTTTACCCAACAGAGATAAGATAGTAATAAATATCACATCCAGAAATTTTGAAACCAGATTCAGCAAGCATTATAAGCTAACCATATTTAAAGATATTACTCACGTAAAAGATGTAGAAAAGCAGTTTTGTATCGCCCAGAAACAGGAAGCTATCGGGGCAATGGCTGCAGGATTTGCCCATGACTTTAAAAACATACTAAACAATATAAAGCTTTATTTAAGACTTATAAGACAGTCCGGGGATTTAGAACAGATATCGAAATATACTGATATCATAGAAGATATGATTCAGGATTCGAATAGCTTCATAAGGCATGTATTAAACGTTACGAGGGATACCACTGCAAACTACGAAGAGGTGATTATTGCCGAACTTATAAAGGAAGATTTAAATATCATTGAAAGGATATTACCCAAAAATATCAATATAGACTTTATCGACATGGCTAAAAATGCAATGGTGAGAGTAATAAAAAGTAGGTTTACTCAGGTGATTTTCAATTTAGTCTTAAACGCTGTGGAGGCAATTGGGCAAAACCCTGGAGATATATTGATATCTGTCGAACGTACAAATATAAATGAAAAACCTTTTGTAAAAGTATCTATATCGGATAATGGACCTGGTATCCCAGCAAATATAATCGATAAGATCTTTGAAATCTTTTTCACCACTAAACCTAATGGATCCGGTCTAGGGTTATCTATGGTGAAGATGGCGATAAATGACTTCGGTGGCTATATTAATGTTGAAAGCCAGGAAGGTAGCTCCACCACATTTAAAATATTCTTACCGGAAGTGGTTTATGGTGAATCAGTATGA
- a CDS encoding indolepyruvate oxidoreductase subunit beta — protein sequence MMKFDILVIGVGGQGSVLASDIICQVALLENLDVKKSEIHGMAQRGGSVVSHVRIGEKVYSPTISEGNADIVLSLERMEFLRYMEYVSKKTILINNKQKIIPASIINDAELYPDNLIDSHYTYFKKVYEFDAFQIAKESGNPKGVSVVCLGFLSNFLPFSVENWQKAVMEKVPPKTVDTNIKAFLNGRSAFKK from the coding sequence ATGATGAAATTTGATATATTAGTAATTGGTGTTGGTGGTCAGGGTTCAGTACTTGCCAGCGATATTATATGCCAGGTGGCACTACTTGAAAATTTAGATGTAAAAAAGAGTGAGATCCACGGTATGGCCCAGAGGGGTGGGAGTGTGGTAAGTCATGTTAGGATTGGTGAAAAAGTCTATTCACCAACTATTTCAGAAGGTAACGCAGATATTGTTTTATCCCTTGAGAGAATGGAGTTTTTAAGATATATGGAGTATGTTTCCAAAAAAACTATTCTAATCAATAACAAACAAAAAATCATCCCTGCCAGTATTATAAATGATGCAGAACTTTACCCTGATAATCTCATAGATTCCCATTACACATACTTTAAAAAAGTATACGAATTTGATGCATTTCAAATAGCAAAAGAATCCGGAAATCCGAAGGGGGTAAGTGTTGTTTGCCTTGGTTTCCTGTCAAATTTTTTACCATTTTCCGTAGAAAACTGGCAGAAGGCAGTAATGGAGAAAGTCCCACCTAAAACAGTTGATACAAACATAAAAGCCTTTTTAAACGGCAGATCTGCATTTAAGAAGTAA
- the glnE gene encoding bifunctional [glutamate--ammonia ligase]-adenylyl-L-tyrosine phosphorylase/[glutamate--ammonia-ligase] adenylyltransferase — protein MVNQYDLKSLFSDEQIDLLTPVLKHSIFLKNKIFTEPSLAYSAFNKLNSIRDKVTIQSELLNPSNIEVNNQNSEIFEMPETKFLEYLRDFKYIEYIIIALEELYFKKDILEITAHISAFASAMLEISYRYAYRFLEEKYGKPKDEEDRDVPFSVIGLGKLGGWELNFSSDIDIMYVYGTEKGKTTGGSKGRLSNHEFFVKLGEKIKYYLNERTEKGFVYRVDLRLRPDGDRGPLALPIRSYETYYELYGQSWERMMLLKGTVVAGDEEFGERLLKNLRPFIFRRSIDYKLINDLLDVKSKIAGHVKLKSGKKDVKLGYGGIREIEFTVQALQILNYPRNPEVYRKNTLESIATLHKFGLLTDDESLILDQSYRFLRKLEHMAQIEMEQQTHAIPEDSERFLLYLERSGFSNPDDFYKKYSDVTNNVNRIFKTIISEGKPTLSKIISDEDLEKEDLINFLKSEGYINPDIMADILKKMTSKKSDKLKSAADTKLFLNLLEIILTEIKEMEDAPKILSFFERFFSRSDILYLFYDIFSNSPAILKKLITIIRYSNYLPNLILQNRNLLDYIYDPKISDYSSHEIYETFLNTVSNTDDEEFEYNLTRKKFQELFFNVAYSYLNNEVNIIRCGKNLTELAHGAILFAFNREYEKVVKRYGKPLKKDKTLSDYLILGMGKLGSREMSFGSDLDIIVLYEEEGFTESGKTNQEFFSRLVQKVISYLATPTVYGYLYEIDMRLRPSGSKGALVTTFRSFKDYQLNKAMLWEKQALLRADVINRNSSLKQDFDNLLIDLIFSKSIDKEAIKEIYEMRMRIEKEKGEPYEIYDIKAGYGGIIDIEFTVQMIQLIHAKEYNELRLKNTHDLLHNIRELDIIKGRDFYAFHNNYVFFRNIENFIRILNNKSTSKIPKHEDQLKKLIDFLKIKSTDKFFSHLDDARKTVRNSFNRIFDSYTKL, from the coding sequence ATGGTGAATCAGTATGACCTCAAGTCATTATTTTCCGATGAGCAGATAGATCTACTCACACCAGTTTTAAAACATTCTATATTTCTAAAAAATAAGATCTTTACCGAACCATCCCTTGCATACTCAGCTTTCAACAAATTAAACAGTATAAGGGACAAAGTAACGATCCAGAGTGAGCTTTTAAACCCAAGCAATATAGAAGTAAATAATCAAAATTCTGAAATATTTGAGATGCCCGAAACAAAATTTTTAGAATATCTAAGAGATTTTAAATACATAGAATATATCATAATAGCATTAGAAGAGTTATATTTCAAAAAGGATATACTGGAAATAACTGCTCATATTTCTGCTTTTGCTTCAGCCATGCTGGAGATATCATACCGATATGCTTATAGATTTCTTGAAGAAAAGTACGGTAAACCAAAAGATGAAGAGGACAGAGATGTACCGTTTTCCGTAATAGGGCTTGGCAAATTAGGCGGTTGGGAACTAAATTTCAGCTCAGACATAGACATAATGTATGTTTACGGGACGGAAAAGGGTAAAACAACAGGTGGAAGTAAGGGTAGACTTTCAAATCACGAATTCTTTGTCAAATTAGGGGAAAAGATCAAATATTATCTTAATGAGAGAACTGAAAAAGGGTTTGTCTACAGAGTAGATTTAAGGTTAAGACCTGATGGCGATAGGGGGCCTCTGGCACTACCAATAAGAAGCTATGAGACATATTATGAGCTTTATGGTCAGAGCTGGGAAAGGATGATGCTTCTAAAAGGTACAGTGGTGGCCGGAGATGAGGAATTCGGCGAAAGACTGCTTAAAAACCTCAGGCCATTCATTTTCAGAAGAAGTATCGATTATAAGTTGATAAATGATCTTCTGGATGTTAAATCCAAAATTGCTGGTCATGTCAAATTAAAATCCGGAAAAAAAGATGTTAAATTGGGCTATGGTGGCATAAGGGAGATAGAATTTACCGTTCAGGCATTACAGATATTAAACTACCCCAGAAATCCCGAGGTATATAGAAAAAACACACTTGAATCGATTGCAACTCTACATAAATTCGGACTCTTAACGGACGATGAGTCTTTAATCCTTGACCAATCATACAGATTTCTCAGGAAACTGGAGCATATGGCTCAAATCGAAATGGAGCAGCAGACCCATGCTATTCCTGAAGATTCTGAACGATTTTTACTATATCTTGAGAGATCAGGTTTTTCAAATCCAGACGATTTTTATAAAAAATATTCTGATGTCACAAACAACGTAAATAGGATATTCAAAACAATTATTTCGGAAGGGAAACCCACCCTTTCCAAAATTATCTCAGATGAGGATCTGGAAAAAGAGGATCTGATAAACTTCCTGAAAAGTGAAGGCTATATAAATCCGGATATTATGGCAGATATTTTAAAAAAGATGACTTCTAAAAAAAGTGATAAACTAAAAAGTGCAGCTGATACAAAGCTTTTTTTAAATCTTCTGGAAATAATACTTACTGAAATAAAAGAGATGGAGGATGCCCCAAAGATACTTAGCTTCTTCGAAAGATTTTTTTCAAGATCAGATATACTCTATTTATTCTACGACATCTTTTCAAATTCACCTGCAATACTAAAAAAATTAATTACTATAATCAGATATAGTAATTACCTTCCAAACTTAATATTGCAAAATCGAAATTTACTGGATTATATCTATGACCCAAAAATTTCAGATTATTCATCCCACGAAATTTATGAGACATTTCTTAATACCGTTTCCAACACCGATGATGAAGAATTTGAATATAACCTTACGAGGAAAAAATTTCAGGAGCTATTTTTCAATGTAGCCTACTCCTATTTGAATAATGAAGTAAACATAATCAGATGTGGAAAAAATCTTACCGAACTTGCACATGGTGCAATTTTATTTGCATTTAATAGGGAATATGAAAAGGTTGTCAAGCGATATGGAAAACCCCTCAAAAAAGATAAAACATTATCTGATTACCTTATTCTTGGTATGGGAAAACTCGGCAGCAGAGAGATGAGCTTTGGTTCTGATCTTGACATAATTGTACTTTACGAAGAAGAGGGGTTTACCGAATCTGGTAAGACAAATCAGGAGTTTTTTTCAAGACTTGTTCAGAAAGTGATATCCTACCTTGCCACCCCAACAGTGTATGGCTATCTTTATGAAATAGATATGAGATTAAGACCCAGCGGTTCAAAAGGAGCACTGGTCACCACCTTTCGTTCATTTAAGGACTATCAACTAAACAAAGCGATGTTGTGGGAAAAACAGGCACTACTCAGGGCTGACGTGATAAACAGAAATAGTAGCTTAAAGCAAGATTTTGATAATTTACTAATAGATTTAATTTTTTCAAAATCTATAGATAAAGAAGCAATAAAAGAGATATATGAAATGAGAATGAGGATAGAGAAGGAGAAAGGGGAACCTTATGAAATATATGATATAAAAGCAGGATATGGCGGAATAATAGATATAGAATTCACTGTCCAGATGATACAGTTAATTCATGCCAAGGAGTACAATGAATTACGATTAAAAAATACCCATGACCTTCTTCATAACATCAGAGAATTGGATATCATTAAAGGGAGGGACTTTTATGCCTTCCACAATAACTACGTTTTTTTTAGAAATATCGAGAATTTTATACGAATTTTAAACAATAAATCCACATCAAAGATACCGAAACATGAAGATCAATTAAAAAAGTTGATAGATTTCTTAAAGATTAAAAGTACAGACAAATTTTTTTCTCACTTAGATGATGCAAGAAAAACTGTAAGGAATAGCTTCAACAGGATTTTTGATAGTTATACAAAGCTATGA
- a CDS encoding molybdopterin-dependent oxidoreductase, with the protein MPEIIINGNSYNFEEGDTILDIARKNNIQIPVMCYLEHITPTGACRLCLVEVEGYPKPMAACVTYAVDGMKVYTDTDEVKKHRNRMMEFILIKHPLDCPVCDKAGECMLQDTAYSFGIKEESVKSQKPNKPIFDWNMIIHDANLCVLCERCVKICHEITGNSALKIDNRGFNNLIVPSKGDTLNCDFCGLCVDYCPVGALLDKPYKHSVRSWDLEKKESVCTMCPVGCGVEYDIKDDEVYRARSTKDSFICALGRYSYKHPDHPARISFPSVNDGGFKEVSLKDVVDNTVSKIKSSINNYGTDSVAVLVGSRLSTEAIFAYKSLSEKIGCRIFSDVDFEENGYYEAYSKKFGTFDNYGSIDDIKSSDLVFVIGSDLSTEALGIKWRVMNAVIQNNSRLVTIGLKKYEYDFFTDASILADYGDFAGVFEKIKKGADELTIDVASYITKAKKVAIIVGNEYIQSESQLNAVFSFADFIGIDKINCFINVSDKTNITAIFKAGLGVNREGVNKFLTDLEDGKVKYILTAGFYPYNTFGNYKRFLKYAGKSEITAIDIYENSFTKLAKYFIPATTSLEVENSYITLDGRLIKTTPVLNRRGSSLTDIEIVSMFSEQLGEKLPLDSGEFFDRYISGKNGIPAVKFSDIDGCMRIDARYSIISTNYSYMEAPKGTKEVYVNSKYHNGVMTTFAAVKCEDEQCKRDYYFEPSYTIISGPDACFNGSCSINTDIAKGIVLIPKNR; encoded by the coding sequence ATGCCAGAGATAATAATTAATGGAAATAGTTATAATTTTGAAGAAGGTGATACAATCCTTGATATAGCAAGAAAAAATAATATCCAGATCCCTGTTATGTGCTACCTTGAACATATTACTCCCACAGGGGCCTGCAGGTTGTGTCTTGTGGAAGTGGAAGGTTATCCAAAGCCTATGGCTGCATGTGTTACCTATGCTGTGGATGGGATGAAGGTATATACAGACACTGATGAGGTAAAAAAACATCGTAATAGAATGATGGAGTTTATCCTCATAAAGCATCCGCTGGATTGTCCTGTTTGTGATAAAGCCGGGGAATGCATGCTTCAGGATACAGCTTATAGTTTTGGAATCAAAGAGGAATCTGTCAAATCTCAAAAACCGAATAAACCTATCTTTGACTGGAATATGATTATTCATGATGCAAATCTATGTGTATTGTGTGAAAGATGTGTTAAAATTTGCCATGAAATTACCGGTAATAGTGCATTAAAGATCGATAATAGAGGTTTTAACAATTTAATTGTCCCATCAAAAGGGGACACGTTAAATTGTGATTTTTGTGGTTTATGTGTTGATTATTGTCCCGTGGGGGCATTATTGGATAAGCCATACAAACATAGCGTGAGAAGCTGGGATCTTGAGAAGAAGGAAAGTGTTTGTACAATGTGTCCTGTGGGCTGTGGTGTGGAATACGATATAAAAGATGATGAGGTATATAGGGCAAGATCCACAAAGGATTCATTCATCTGTGCTCTGGGTAGATATTCATACAAACATCCCGATCACCCTGCCAGAATATCTTTCCCATCGGTGAATGATGGAGGATTTAAAGAGGTTTCATTAAAAGATGTTGTGGATAATACGGTATCAAAAATAAAATCTTCAATAAATAATTATGGGACAGATTCTGTTGCTGTTTTAGTGGGTAGTAGATTATCCACTGAGGCAATTTTTGCATATAAATCCCTTTCGGAGAAGATTGGGTGTAGAATATTTTCTGATGTGGATTTTGAAGAAAATGGTTATTACGAAGCTTACAGTAAGAAATTTGGTACCTTTGATAACTACGGTAGTATAGATGATATAAAATCATCAGATCTTGTGTTTGTGATTGGCTCAGATCTTTCGACGGAGGCTCTGGGTATTAAATGGAGGGTGATGAACGCCGTAATCCAGAACAACTCAAGACTTGTCACGATAGGTCTTAAGAAATATGAGTATGATTTCTTTACTGATGCTTCTATACTTGCAGACTATGGAGATTTTGCTGGTGTTTTTGAAAAGATCAAAAAAGGTGCTGACGAGCTTACCATAGATGTTGCAAGCTATATTACAAAGGCCAAAAAGGTGGCCATTATAGTTGGTAATGAATATATTCAATCAGAATCACAGTTAAATGCTGTGTTTTCTTTTGCAGATTTTATTGGGATAGATAAGATCAATTGCTTCATAAATGTGAGTGATAAAACTAATATTACAGCCATTTTTAAAGCTGGACTTGGTGTCAATAGGGAGGGGGTAAACAAGTTTTTGACAGACCTTGAAGATGGCAAGGTCAAATATATTCTGACTGCAGGATTCTATCCATATAACACTTTTGGTAACTACAAAAGATTCCTTAAGTATGCTGGGAAGTCGGAGATTACAGCCATTGATATTTATGAAAATAGCTTTACAAAACTTGCAAAATATTTTATACCAGCCACCACATCTCTTGAAGTGGAAAACAGCTATATTACTCTTGATGGTCGATTGATTAAAACCACACCAGTGTTAAACAGAAGAGGGTCATCCCTTACTGATATTGAAATTGTTAGCATGTTTTCAGAACAGCTTGGAGAAAAGCTTCCCCTGGACAGTGGGGAATTTTTTGATAGGTATATCTCTGGGAAAAATGGGATCCCTGCTGTGAAGTTTTCCGATATAGATGGATGCATGAGAATTGATGCCAGGTATAGTATCATTTCTACTAATTATTCATACATGGAGGCCCCTAAAGGGACTAAAGAGGTATATGTCAATTCCAAGTACCACAATGGTGTAATGACTACTTTTGCTGCTGTAAAATGTGAAGATGAACAGTGTAAAAGGGATTACTATTTTGAGCCATCTTATACGATCATCTCTGGCCCGGATGCCTGTTTTAATGGTAGCTGCAGCATAAATACTGATATTGCAAAAGGGATAGTTCTCATTCCAAAAAATAGATAA